The Pirellulales bacterium genome includes the window GGCTGCCATCTGCATGCGATAGCCCAGCTCGAAGCTTTCGATCCGCGCGGCGAATTCGGCCTCGGCCGGATGCTGATCCTGCTGGCGGCGATTTAAACGGTTTAAGAGCGCCAATTGGTTTTGCTGCTCGGCGGGCGTCATGCCCTCGGGCCGAATCAGGTTTTCGATCGGCGCGCCCTGGGCGTTCAGCGCCGTGCCCTGAAAAATGCCGGGCAGAAATCCTGCGCCCCAGTTTTGCGCATAACCCTTCGGCAGGCCGCGTCCCAACGTGTCGTACATGACGACGAATGCCGGCAAGTTTTGGCTGACGCTGCCCAGGCCGTAGGTGACCCAGGCGCCGACGCTGGGAAAGCCCATCCGGCTGGCGCCAGTGTTCACCTGGAAGAGGGCAGGGGAGTGGTTATTGGTTTCGGTAAAGCAGCCATGCATGAAGGCCATGTCATCGACGTGCTTGGCCATGTTCGGAAAGATCTCCGAAACCCAGCCGCCGGATTGCCCGTGCTGTGTGAACTTGAACGGGGACTTCATCAACGGGCCGACCTGCTCGACGAAGAAGCCGGTGTTCTTGTCGAAGCCGGGCAATTCCTTGCCGTCCCACTTTTCCAGCTCGGGCTTGTATTGCCAGGTGTCGACCTGGCTGGGCCCGCCATTCATGAACAGCCAGATGACGTTTTGCGCCTTGGCCGGAAAATGTGCCGGATGGGCCGCAAGCGGATTGATCGACGGCGTATTCGCAAATGCCGAGGCCGTGCCCCCGTGACCAGGTCGTTCATCGCTCAGCAGCGACGCCAGCGCCATCATGCCGAAGCCGTTGCC containing:
- a CDS encoding DUF1501 domain-containing protein, translating into MNDIKQLFATPTTQYSNRRDFLRRTGNGFGMMALASLLSDERPGHGGTASAFANTPSINPLAAHPAHFPAKAQNVIWLFMNGGPSQVDTWQYKPELEKWDGKELPGFDKNTGFFVEQVGPLMKSPFKFTQHGQSGGWVSEIFPNMAKHVDDMAFMHGCFTETNNHSPALFQVNTGASRMGFPSVGAWVTYGLGSVSQNLPAFVVMYDTLGRGLPKGYAQNWGAGFLPGIFQGTALNAQGAPIENLIRPEGMTPAEQQNQLALLNRLNRRQQDQHPAEAEFAARIESFELGYRMQMAAPEALDVDSEPDSMKKLYGLDNPKCKHFSRQCLIARRMIERGVRFVQIYSGGTENEKSWDGHTNIADNHRGFAAETDVPIAGLLADLKQRGLMDSTLVVWNGEFGRLPIVQKGGTGRDHNPHAFTTWMAGAGVRGGVHHGDTDDFGHKAVTGRVSINDLHATLLHLLGIDHKRLTYHFNGRDFRLTDVAGEVVREILA